The DNA window AATATCAGCAATGGCGTTTCCGGCTTCTGAGCCCAAATACCATGTCTGTACTACTGCCGGAATTTTAGAAAGCCAGGGCATATCAACAGCATTGCCACTCAATAAGACAACCACTATGTTTTTATTCACTTTCTGAATTGATTCTATCAATTTATCCTCATCAAAGGGCAAACTAAGCGATTTTCGGTCGCCACTTTCACAATCCTGATAATAGTTTTTATTTAGTCCACCAACAAAAAACACCAAATCGGCAGTTTTAGCAAGTTCGACAGCTGCATGCAACAAAGAATCAGCATTTAATTTCGAAGCTTCTTCCCGACCATAAAGTGATGGCCCGGAAGCATAGCCCATACTATAATGCACACGATTCTTTCCATATTTATTTATTAAGCCTTGCAAGGGAGAAATCTCATAAGCCGCTTTCAATGAAGTAGAACCACCTCCAACAATCATGCTTCGTGTTGCATTTTCGCCAATCACTGCAATTTTTTGAAATTTACCTTCAGTTATCGGTAGGATATTTTTCTCATTTTTCAATAACACGATTGCTTCCTGGGCAATTTTGCGTGCTGCTGCACTGTGTTCGGGCGAAACAAACTTTCCGAAAGGACGGTTGGCACACATGGTAGTGCGAAAAATCAGACGTAAAATCCGGCGTGCTTTGTCGTCAAGTTTAGCCATCTCATACTTTCCTTCTTTTAGTCCTTTCAGGAATGGATTGGCTAAATAATAGCTTGAAAATGGAAAATGTCCCTGAGTTGTTAACCCATTGGTATATGTTCCCATTTCAATATCAAGTCCGTTATTTACAGCTTCATCGGTGCTATGAACTCCACCCCAGTCGCTCACCACCACACCATCGAATTTCCAGTCGTGTTTCAGAATTTTATTCAACAACAAATCGCTATGACAACAATGTTCACCTCTGAATTTATTGTATGCACCCATGATAGACCATGCTTTTCCCTCCTGGACTGCCGCTTTGAATGCAGGCAGATAAATCTCATATAAAGCTCTCTCGCTTAGATTTACGTTGATTTCGCCACGGCTGATCTCCTGATTATTCAGGGCGAAATGTTTCACACAAGCAGCCACACCATTGGATTGTACTCCCTGAATATAAGGCACAACCATACGGGAAGCCAGATAAGGATCTTCTCCCATATATTCAAAGTTACGACCATTCAGCGGGCTGCGATAGATATTCACGCCCGGAGCCAACAAAATTGCTTTCCCGCGATGGCGCGCTTCTTCACCTATCGATTTACCAAAAAGCAGTGCTATTTCGGGATTAAAAGTAGCGGCCAATGCAGTAAGTGCCGGAAAAGCTGTACATGAATCGTTTGTCCACTGAGCACTACTCCATTCATCCCACAGTTTTTCATCGCTTACTACGTGCGAACCATCTGATGACCACACATCTGGAATTCCCAGACGGGCAACACCATTAGAACTAAATTTTGATTGCGCATGGCACATTGCCACTTTCTCTTCGGTGGTCAGTAACGAAAGTGCATTTTCAACTCGTTCTTCAATTGGTTTTGTTACATCAAGATAAACAGGAATTCCTTGCTGTGTTACAGGTAATTCCGGTTTAGTTGACAATGAAAACATCATAACAAACCCAACGACAAAAAACAACTTTTTCATAAACTTTAAATCCAGTCTTTAATAATTTTCAAACCCAATTTGTTGTACAGCTTCGTATTTAAAATTTTTAAAGCTTACTATTCCGTTTCCTATGGCACATAATCCAATCCGAAGACTGATAAATCCACTTAATGCATTGTGATTGAGTGATGAAACTTCAACAGAGCTTCCGCCTTTTATCCAGTTCTTTCCATCAGTGCTATAATACATATCCACTGTATTTTCAATATTTCTCAGTCGAAGAAAAACATGTCGGTTAATCACATTCGGATTAGATGAAAAGTGCCATCCACGCATATTGGTTATTACATCATTGCTATTTGCCAATATGCCTGAATTTGCACTATTGTTGTAAAATAGCACCAACCCTCCAGTTGCTTCACCTTCAATTGTCATTTCAACTTCGGCAGTATATGAATGGTCGGACGGTACACACAGCAATGGTGAACAATTACCGGTAAAACCACCTTTCCCTTTAATATCAAGTGAATTCCCTGAAAAGTGAAACCTTGTAGTATCATATTCCTGAAAAAATTTCCATTGTAATCCCAGGGATTTACCTGTGAAGGAATCGCTGAGGGAGAAGGTTGATTTTTCAACAGTTTTAAAAGGTTTTTTGATAGGCTTTTCAGTATCAATTTTCTTTGGAATTCTGAACCAGTCATCACTCGTCCATTCAATTGGCTGTAGCAATGTTTGACGACCATTGTTCAGATAATCTTTTTCATAAGCATGAAAAATCATCCACCAATTCCCGTTCACGTCATCAATCAGCGTACCATGACCTTTCGACCACCATTGTTCTGATTTGCTTTTTGTTCGGATAATTGGGTTATAGGGTGAGTTTTCCCACGGACCAAAAGGAGATTTTGAACGGGCCGATATAATCATGTGACCCGTTGGAGGTCCTGCTGTACCACCTTGGGCAACAGTAAGGTAATAATACTCTCCACGTTTGGTCACTTTTGGTCCTTCGAGTGCAAAAAGTTCTATCGACCAATCTTTAGGAATTGGCCAGCCAGCGTAAGCATGTTTCACTTCACCCGCAACAGAAAGTCCATCGTCGGTCAGAGGCACATAACTTCCACTGTTGAGATACAGAAAACGTTTGCCATTAGAATCGGTAAAGTGCCCGGGATCAATCCCTTCCACTTTCAGTTCAACCGGCTCGCTCCAGGGGCCTTCTATTGAATTGGCGCTTACCACATAATTTTTATCGCTTGCCGGAAAATAGATATAATATCTTCCATTACATTTGGTAATATCAGGAGCCCAAACCGAACCAACATTTTTGTACAAGGCGTTGGTAACGGGTGTCCAGTTTATCATGTCTTTTGATTTCCAAATCAATAAACCGGGATAATACTCAAAAGACGAATGCACGATGTAGTATGTATCACCTTCACGTATAATGCTTGGATCAGGGTAATCGCCGGAAAAAATCGGGTTTGAGTAATAATTCCCTTTAGTCAGTTTGTTTTGCTTTTGAGCTATGGAACCCAAAGCAAAGGAAAGCAAAAGAGAGATAATAATATATTTATTTTTCAAAAGCATATTTCTATAATTTCACTACAGTTTTAGAGCCATTATAATGCACAACTTTTACATCTGTACCATTTTTCCCGATTAATTTCACTCTGAAAACACGATTGTAAAGCAAGCCTGTAAATTCACCTTCGCGTTTACCAATAATCAGCGAACCTTCGGCATCGTTATAATCGAAAGTTATGGTTGAGTAATAGCCTTTTTCGTAATTGTAATTTACTCCTTCATCTTCGTACAAACTGAATTTGCCATCTTTTCCGGCATAGACCAATATTTCAATATCATCCGCTTTTTTCTCAGAAGCATATTGTTTCACAGGACCAACAGGAAGAATACTTCCGGCAGGCACAAAGAGAGGTATATGTTGCAATGGTGCATCTACACTGATTTTTTGTCCACCCTGAATGGTTTTTCCTGTATAGAAATCGTACCAAACTGTTCCTGTCGGGAAATAGACATCGCGCGTACGGGCTTCGTACTTGTAAACCGGACAAACCATCAACGAAGGACCAAACATAAACTGATCGCCGATTTCATAGGTGTTTTTATCGTTGGTATAACTCATTACCAATGAACGCATCAAAGTGTAATCGTTGAAGTGAGCCATTCCGTTGAGCGTGTAAATGTAAGGCATCAATTTGTAGCGCAATTCATCGTAAAATATTAAGCTTTTATACACAGGGTGATTTTCGGGAGCCAGGTTGTACACTTCGCGGTAAGGAAACTGACCATGGCTGCGGAATAAAGGAGCAAATGACCCAAATTGAAACCAGCGTAGATTTAACTCGCGCCATTCTTTTAAATCAGCATTTTCCACGCCTGTTTTATCGAATATTTTTTGACCATCTTCATATCTTTTTTCCACGCAGAAACCCCCAATATCCATCGTCCAGAATGGCACACCTGACATGGCAAAATTCAGTCCTGCAGATATTTGCGATTTTAAATCCTCCCAACGTGTACCAATATCACCACTCCAGGTAGCTGTAGAATATTTTTGTAATCCGGCAAATCCCGAGCGGGTAAGCAGAAATACACGTTTGTTGTTATCGACCGAACGCTGACCGTTGTAAATGGCATTGGCATTCATCAAAGCATAGGCATTGAAATACTTGTTAGAACTTCCCAAAGCAGTAGGGTGCATCAGTTTTTTACGATATTCCACACTTGAATTGGAGTAAATATCTGGTTCGGAAGCATCCATCCACCAAGCATCAATTCCTTTTGTAAACAGGTTATCATGCATCTGATTCCAGAAAAGTTTACGCGCATCCGGGCTATAAGCATCGTAAAACGATCCAACATAACCGTTTCCTATCCAATCGCGAACAGAATCTTTCACTGCCTTCATGTACATCCAGCCTTTATTCTGAAACTGTTTGAAATTATCGGTTGTTTCGTAAAATTTTGGCCAAACCGAAATCATGATATGAGCATTTTGTTTGTGAACCGAATCAATCATCGCTTTTGCATCAGGAAAACGATCAAGATCAAATTTATGGCTTCCCCATTCTTTTTCAGGCCAATAGCTCCAGTCGAGCACGATGTTGTCGATAGGAATATTTCTTTTGCGGTATTCGGCAACAGCTCCAAGCAATTCATCCTGGGTTTTATACCGCTCGCGACTTTGCCAGAAACCCATAGCCCAATCGGGCATAATGCTGGCTTTTCCGGTTAGCGTGCGATAACCGCTGATAACGTCGTCCATGCTGTTCCCACTCACAAAATAATAATCCAGCTTGTCTCCCATTTCAGACCAAAAAGAGATATTGCCATTTTTCTCGATAGATGACAAGTTACGGGCTTTCAAACCTATGTACGAAACACCACCATCGGGCTTCCATTCCAGTTTGATTTTTGCAGGTTTACCTTTAACGAGCGGAAAACGGAAACGATAGGTATTCGGATTCCATGAGGTTCGCCATCTTTCGGGAACAATTAACGAATCGTTGATATAAACTTTGGTGTAACCTGCGTAATATAAATTGAATTTGTAAATATCAGTTTGATTGGCAATTATAGATCCTTCCCAAATGATTGAAGCCCCACTGAAATTAAAGTTCTCAGGGAATTTTTTCGTTGTTTCGATAAATTCGTAATCAATCTGACTTTCGTTTCGGGTAAAGGTAGAGCCATCTTTTTGAGTATAAGTAGCTGTAAATGAGCCTTTTTTGCCGGTTTTGTCAAACAGGAAAAACTGACTATCGAGGTTTTCATACGGACGAGGGTCGCCGTATCTGCTTTGGGAGTAGTTGTCCCACAAAATGCCATAATTGGCTGTAGATACAATAAAAGGCACCGACACTTTGGTGTTGTATTGAAAAAGTTCTTCACTTTTGTTTTTGTAGTTGAAATCGTCGGATTGGTGTTGCCCCAAACCATAAATTGCTTCACCATCGGTACCTGCAAATATTTGTTGCATGGTATAGCCTTTATCAGCATCGACAGTAAATGGTTTGAAATTTCTTCCATTTTTCATTTCCTGCAACAGCACTTTTCCTTTTTTATCGAAAAAAGTGATTTCTCCGTCTGATAATGTCACCTTCACTGTAATTTCAGCAGTAGTAAGTTGCGCGAATTTGTGATTATTGATAACCTGAAAATTGGTTTTGGTTGCTGCATTAGGTAAAACGCAAAGACTTGCAACAGTTGGAATACTATTGACCGGACTTGCCTCAACGTGTATAATTTTATCGTTGATTACTGAAATGACAATAGTTTTAGCCGCTCCACCCTCAGGATTTATTTTCATCCCATTGTCAAGTTTTTGAACCAGCCCTTTAGCAAATAGTTGATTTGCAAGAATAAGGCATACAATAAAAAAAGAAATTCGTTTCATATTATGTTGTTTCAGTAATATTCAATAATTTTAAATGTCATATTATTCGCTCCACACTAAAACTCCTGCAGGTTTCAGTGTTTTTTCACCAATCAGTATATCAGCTATTTCAGGCAGCTCCATTTTGTAATCGGCCGAAGAGTAATTTACAGCCACATAAAAACCATCGCGCCAGTACACGAAAACCCCTTCAGGGTAATTTTCAGTTGTCGCCCCTATTTTTTGATATGTATCGCGCAAAATATCTTTCTCGAGACGTGAATCATCAGTATCTACACCAATGTATGTTACAGAGCCTTTCCCGTGTTTGCGGCGCACAACAGCCGTTTGTCCTTTGTAAAAATGATTGTCGTATGCAGCCAGCACCTCCGTATTTTCATCAGCCTCAAGCAAATCTGCCCAATTATTCCAATTGTATTCAGTGTTTTTCATCAGAATTGATCCTTTGGAATAGCCCGACAACATATCAGTTGCTTTGATGTGTGCACCGGTCAGACCCGAAATTGGCAATGCTGTTTCCCCTTCCCAAAAATGGCCATCACGGTTTTTAGTTGCAGTGCGACAAGTTAAAATCAGATTACCTCCATTTTCAACATAGCTTGTCCAGCGTTTTACCAATGCAGAATCGGATAGTTCGTAAGCAGGCACAATAAGTACTTTGTATTTTGAGAAATCAGACTTTTCAGTGATGATTTCTGTTGGTGCACCCAAAGATTTAGTCAACTCAAGAAATTTCAGAGGATAATTCCAGGCATCCCACTGAAAGGTTTGTTTTTGTCGGTCGATAGACCAATAATTTTCCAAATTCCAAAGAATTGCAGTAGATTTGGCAGCCAGCATTTCAGGCATTTTTGCGCCAGATTTATATGCTTTTCGCAGCTGTTTAATTTCCTTCATAAACTGCATATATTCTTCACCTCCGGGCGAAGGTGTTACACCATCTGTTTTTACTATTCCTGAATGATATTGCTCAGATCCATACAAAATTTGACGATATCGATATGAACATGCCAATTTTCCGCCAGCAGCAAACGAGTGATAGAGCCACATGCGTACAGTTCCGGGCAAAAGCAATGGATTATATCCACCCCAGTTTACAGGGCCGGGTTGAATTTCCATGACGCCACTCACTCCACCAACATTTTTATAAAATTCGGCAGCAAAAAGTATTTGTTTATGACCTCCTAATCTGAACCCGGTTTGTCCGATATTATCGCTTCCGCCGTTGGGATAAGCTGTATAAGTTGCAAAATCAAGATTTTTCGTTCTGATGGCGTCAGATCCTGT is part of the uncultured Bacteroides sp. genome and encodes:
- a CDS encoding TIM-barrel domain-containing protein, translated to MKRISFFIVCLILANQLFAKGLVQKLDNGMKINPEGGAAKTIVISVINDKIIHVEASPVNSIPTVASLCVLPNAATKTNFQVINNHKFAQLTTAEITVKVTLSDGEITFFDKKGKVLLQEMKNGRNFKPFTVDADKGYTMQQIFAGTDGEAIYGLGQHQSDDFNYKNKSEELFQYNTKVSVPFIVSTANYGILWDNYSQSRYGDPRPYENLDSQFFLFDKTGKKGSFTATYTQKDGSTFTRNESQIDYEFIETTKKFPENFNFSGASIIWEGSIIANQTDIYKFNLYYAGYTKVYINDSLIVPERWRTSWNPNTYRFRFPLVKGKPAKIKLEWKPDGGVSYIGLKARNLSSIEKNGNISFWSEMGDKLDYYFVSGNSMDDVISGYRTLTGKASIMPDWAMGFWQSRERYKTQDELLGAVAEYRKRNIPIDNIVLDWSYWPEKEWGSHKFDLDRFPDAKAMIDSVHKQNAHIMISVWPKFYETTDNFKQFQNKGWMYMKAVKDSVRDWIGNGYVGSFYDAYSPDARKLFWNQMHDNLFTKGIDAWWMDASEPDIYSNSSVEYRKKLMHPTALGSSNKYFNAYALMNANAIYNGQRSVDNNKRVFLLTRSGFAGLQKYSTATWSGDIGTRWEDLKSQISAGLNFAMSGVPFWTMDIGGFCVEKRYEDGQKIFDKTGVENADLKEWRELNLRWFQFGSFAPLFRSHGQFPYREVYNLAPENHPVYKSLIFYDELRYKLMPYIYTLNGMAHFNDYTLMRSLVMSYTNDKNTYEIGDQFMFGPSLMVCPVYKYEARTRDVYFPTGTVWYDFYTGKTIQGGQKISVDAPLQHIPLFVPAGSILPVGPVKQYASEKKADDIEILVYAGKDGKFSLYEDEGVNYNYEKGYYSTITFDYNDAEGSLIIGKREGEFTGLLYNRVFRVKLIGKNGTDVKVVHYNGSKTVVKL
- a CDS encoding glycoside hydrolase family 3 C-terminal domain-containing protein, which produces MMFSLSTKPELPVTQQGIPVYLDVTKPIEERVENALSLLTTEEKVAMCHAQSKFSSNGVARLGIPDVWSSDGSHVVSDEKLWDEWSSAQWTNDSCTAFPALTALAATFNPEIALLFGKSIGEEARHRGKAILLAPGVNIYRSPLNGRNFEYMGEDPYLASRMVVPYIQGVQSNGVAACVKHFALNNQEISRGEINVNLSERALYEIYLPAFKAAVQEGKAWSIMGAYNKFRGEHCCHSDLLLNKILKHDWKFDGVVVSDWGGVHSTDEAVNNGLDIEMGTYTNGLTTQGHFPFSSYYLANPFLKGLKEGKYEMAKLDDKARRILRLIFRTTMCANRPFGKFVSPEHSAAARKIAQEAIVLLKNEKNILPITEGKFQKIAVIGENATRSMIVGGGSTSLKAAYEISPLQGLINKYGKNRVHYSMGYASGPSLYGREEASKLNADSLLHAAVELAKTADLVFFVGGLNKNYYQDCESGDRKSLSLPFDEDKLIESIQKVNKNIVVVLLSGNAVDMPWLSKIPAVVQTWYLGSEAGNAIADIVSGDVNPSGKLPFSFPKKLTDIGAHAFDKLCYPGDSVNVYYKEDILVGYRWLDTKKIDPLFPFGYGLSYTSFAYSKPTVDNTPVNANGSVKVSFTLTNTGKFDGAETAQLYVSKSKSAVTRASKELKAFKKVFLKAGESKNVTIEFPVSSFAFYNETKHDWEVESGNYSLLLGSSSRNIKGKVVVNVQ
- a CDS encoding family 43 glycosylhydrolase, with the translated sequence MKNKYIIISLLLSFALGSIAQKQNKLTKGNYYSNPIFSGDYPDPSIIREGDTYYIVHSSFEYYPGLLIWKSKDMINWTPVTNALYKNVGSVWAPDITKCNGRYYIYFPASDKNYVVSANSIEGPWSEPVELKVEGIDPGHFTDSNGKRFLYLNSGSYVPLTDDGLSVAGEVKHAYAGWPIPKDWSIELFALEGPKVTKRGEYYYLTVAQGGTAGPPTGHMIISARSKSPFGPWENSPYNPIIRTKSKSEQWWSKGHGTLIDDVNGNWWMIFHAYEKDYLNNGRQTLLQPIEWTSDDWFRIPKKIDTEKPIKKPFKTVEKSTFSLSDSFTGKSLGLQWKFFQEYDTTRFHFSGNSLDIKGKGGFTGNCSPLLCVPSDHSYTAEVEMTIEGEATGGLVLFYNNSANSGILANSNDVITNMRGWHFSSNPNVINRHVFLRLRNIENTVDMYYSTDGKNWIKGGSSVEVSSLNHNALSGFISLRIGLCAIGNGIVSFKNFKYEAVQQIGFENY
- a CDS encoding beta-galactosidase, which translates into the protein MNLKNPSLLLLFLFALTIHQNVISQTRNERSFFPEKDLITTGIYYYPEHWPENQWERDIKNIADMGFEFIHLAEFAWYKMEPVEGKFDFQWLDKVVDICVKHKLKIVMCTPSATPPVWMRLKYPETYIMDSHYIRAENGTRGLGSITNPEYRKFVSRIVTEMAKHYGRNKNITGWQIDNEPPAITDFSPSSQKAFRVWLKNKYKTIDELNKTWGAAFWSQWFSHFNQIVIPNTNLVGWWGNNPHAILDLKRYLADAQADFLDMQAVVLRKYIAENQYTTTNYTAVCTGSDAIRTKNLDFATYTAYPNGGSDNIGQTGFRLGGHKQILFAAEFYKNVGGVSGVMEIQPGPVNWGGYNPLLLPGTVRMWLYHSFAAGGKLACSYRYRQILYGSEQYHSGIVKTDGVTPSPGGEEYMQFMKEIKQLRKAYKSGAKMPEMLAAKSTAILWNLENYWSIDRQKQTFQWDAWNYPLKFLELTKSLGAPTEIITEKSDFSKYKVLIVPAYELSDSALVKRWTSYVENGGNLILTCRTATKNRDGHFWEGETALPISGLTGAHIKATDMLSGYSKGSILMKNTEYNWNNWADLLEADENTEVLAAYDNHFYKGQTAVVRRKHGKGSVTYIGVDTDDSRLEKDILRDTYQKIGATTENYPEGVFVYWRDGFYVAVNYSSADYKMELPEIADILIGEKTLKPAGVLVWSE